Sequence from the Prionailurus bengalensis isolate Pbe53 chromosome A3, Fcat_Pben_1.1_paternal_pri, whole genome shotgun sequence genome:
CGCCCCTCTGGCTCCACCACCTCCAGCCTGCCCCGCACCTGACGCCCAGGATCCGGGTGCTCTGGTGACCCCAGagaccccctgccccccccccacacccggGGTCAGCTTCAACGGCTAGGGGAGAGGGCTGTCCCCCAGGACCCTCTAAGCTCAGGCCGCTGTGGACAGGCAGAGTCCGGGCCACCCCGGAAGTCTGGGTGCGTATTAGGAGTCAGGACCCCCAGGCAGGCTGTGCAGCGCCCGCCAGGCCACTCACGGTCTGTCTGCAGGGCGGCGGTCAACAGCTCACGGCACTTGTTGCGCACGGCATCACAGGTGACCGGCACCGGGGGAAACGTGGTGATCCTCGGGGCCGATGGCATCCTGGGCAGTTCTGGCCTCTTGCGGCTGGAGAAAGACAGGCCCGCTCGGGCCACGTATACCCCCATGACACACCGGTCCCCACCAGGAAAGCCAGCAATACAGCCACAATCCCTCCCATCCTGGTCGCTCTACCTTGGCAGCAGCCCACGGTCCTGCCCGCCTGCAGTCCAGCCCCCATGCCCCCATGCCCTCTGCCTGGTTGGTCAGAGGCAGTAAAGCCAACCGGGTGGGGTGTACTCTCCCGACGAGGGCACGATTGGGGCCGCATCACCTGTAATGGTCTCCACCCTCCAGGAGGCCGGACGCAGGGCCACACTGCTCAAGACCAGCTGCCATTTCAGGGAGAGGCAGATGGTGTTGGTGGCTGCCCGAGACCACGGATGGCCGTGCCCAGCGCAGATGCCCCTCGAGGCGCTGGGCACTCCCTACAAGCTACCTGACGACCAGGTTGCATCCACCAAGCCCTCTCTCCTCACAGCCCTGCATCTTGTGACCCTGTGGCCCCCAGGTTAAGTCAGTGGGAGCAGGGGCCTCAGTCTGCAGGGGGAGCAGACGAACCCACGGTCCTGCAACCACGCTATAAATCCAGAGCTCAGCCCTTCCTGGCCCCCGGCCCCTTCCGCCCAGTGGGGTCAAACGCAAAGCAGCCTATTGGCCACAGCCCACCCCCAGAGGACCCCCAGTCTCCATGACTGTCCTCTCTGGGGTGGCAGCAGTGAGACCTCAGTGCCCCCAGAACTCGCATCATGCTGCAGGCTGGGGCACCCAAGGGAAAAAGAGTCCAGAAGCAAAGTGACACCAGGCTGAGGGGGATTGGCCAGAGCGGGCCAGTGAGAACCAGACCCAGGACGTGGATGTGCagctggggcggaggggtggcacagctgcccccccacccccacccccacaggcctGTTCAGGACACGTAGGAGCTCCATGCAGCCAGGTGGACACAGCCTCACCTCTCAGACGCTTGGGGCTAGAAAGTTCCAGAGGAGCTTTGGAAGAGAAGTGTGCAGCAAGAGGCCGACCAGGCCAGGCTCCCTGGGGAAAGTCCCTTCCCTTCCAAGGAACCGAAAGGGCTGATGCCTTTGTATGGCCTCAGCAGACCCAGGGCACAGGGAAACCAGCACCTTCATCTGCCGAGCACGGGGCACCCAGGGGGCAGGAGGGTGTGCACCTGCCTTCCAGATGCACGCTACCTGGGATCCTGGGCCTCAGGGGACTCCTTCGAGGACGATGCGGGCAGAGgtccacccctcctctgctccctggctTTGGCGTCTGAAGCATCTGCAGGTGCCAGGAAAGGGGGAGGCTGgctagggagaggcagagccagaggggAGTCCCAGGCCAGGGAAGGGAGCGGATCACCACGAAGACATAGCCTTAGCCAGACCACCAGCCCTAGGCCACCAACCCGAACCCCACCGGGGCCCCTAGCTGCTGAGCCTTCCACAACTGGGGCCCTCTGTTCTCCCCGCTCAGAAGGTCCCaagacagcccccaccccctctttccTACCCCCCTCCTCAAACAGGCCACCTGTAAGGTTTCTCTGGGGTCTACCCCACTGCCCATCCAGGCAGGGAGGACTGCCATCTGCCCAAAGTGACCCTTGAGTATGGAGCCCCCCAAGTGACAGCCCCCACAGATGAAGCATGATGAGGCATGGTCATTCCTTATCTGGGCCTTGGGGGTCACAGAGAACTGCCATCCACTGAGCACGCCCCCACAAGGTTCCTGAAACCCTAGCCTGTGCTGGGGACCGGCCCACGGGATAAGGAGCAGCCCCCACACCACCAGGAGAAACACACTTGTCCAACACGTGGGCTAATGGCCACGCGGGAGCAGAAGAGACCCAGAACACAAAGCTCTATTTCACAAGGGTTTGGATAGAGCCCAggagaggctgggaagggggggcggggggggctcaGGGTCCCAAAGTCGGCATCTCTGCAACCCCCAGTCACCCTGTGCTGAGTGGATgtgccccctctcctctctcccttgccccctaaaccttctcccctcttcctctccccccacatctcctccagctccctgccctctagCTGCCCTGACACCTCTCAGTGTGACCACCTGCCTGTGCCAGGTCCCTGCAAGGGCCCCCCAGCCACCCTCAATGCAGTCCTGCTCCTATCTtgaactttcttttctccttgctcTACATGGAACACCTCTCCCCCCAAGCCCCAAGCCTTCCTGGACCTGTTCTGTCACACCCCCACTCCCAGGTGGCCCTGGCTCAGGGACAGCACTGCCAGCACCCTACACAGTGCTGACCAGCGCTTCTCAGGGTTCCCCTTGCCCCAGCTCTCAGCCTGCTGCTGGACCCGCACCCAGGAGCTTCTTCCAGGACTTGATGAGCGACTTGGCCAGCGCGATGACCCCCTCATCAGAACTCTGCTTCCGCAGGGCGTTGACGGACATGCCGACGCGCGTAGACTGCAAGGCAAGCAGCCTGGGCTGAGGGGCAGCAGTCAGACCCTTCTCGCAGACCCTCCTAGGCTCCCACAGGGCAGGGGTTGGGGACCAGCTTGTGAGGTGGACGGCCTTTCCGAGGGTTACTGTCCCATGTGGAACCCAGGAACCTCGGCAAGGAACAGGGTGGGTTATCTTTGGATTCCCCTTTGTCTTCCTCAGCAACAAAGGCAGGGATGGTCTCTTCTGGGACAGACACCTGTGCCAACCAAGGCCCAGGGCATGGGCCAGGAAGCCCTGCCAGGTGCCCAGGAGCTGTCCCGGGCAGGAGGCACGCAGGGCCCTACCTGCAGCAGGTGCAGCGTGACAGGCATGGCCTTCAGCTCCCGCAGCAGGTCCATGGCTCCCTcctggaaggagaagggggaCCTTCATAAATGACTTCAAAGTCTTGGTGGGATGATCCCACCTCCTCCTACACACAAGGGTAGTGGGGGGGGCACAAACAGTGACAACTGGAGATCCACCTGTGGTCAGGTGCCCGGGGAGGGTCAGGACGAGAAGGAAAGCGTCTTTGTACACTCAATCCCAGCATTTTGGGTCACTGACCAAACCATGGCTATGGGAAACACCGTCAAGGACCTCAGCCCCTCTCCGGCAGCAGTGCCACACCTAGGTGCAGGTGTGGGGCCCCAGGGGTACTCACTGTCCTGTCCGGTCTCAGGACAGGTGGATTGGCAGCATACCCTGAGGTGGCCCCCCTACCTGCTCAGAGGGGGCGACCCAAGCAAGATCAGTGTCCCCTGCTGAGGCCAAACGCTCTACTCCCACACCTACACCATGTCCAGGTTCAAGTCCTGTGGCCTCGCCCTTCATCAATCCCTCCAGGCCTTGCCTGAACCCTCAGGCCAGCCACCTTTCCCGccttgccccctcccaccccacagctTTGTTTCTTCAAAGCTCTCTCCCATGCCAATGCCATGCCCAAATGGGCCATTCTCTCCACTCGAGGCTCAGCTTAATGTTCAAGTGTGCCAAGTTGcttgccccaggacctttgcacctgctgcccCCACTACCATAGAAATACCTCCCAAAAATATCTACAGGTTTGTACTCTCCCACCTTCAAAAGTTTGTTCAGATGACACCTTCTTGGCAAGACCTCTTCTACTTAAAATTGAAATCACAACCCATGCAAaacccccatcctcctcccctgctttgctCTCTTCCACAGATGCTTCACTTTTTAACACACCGGTGTGTTTTAATGTATGGGTCTCTCCCTTGACATGAAGGGGACAGAAGTAACCTGACCAGCCACCCAAGACTGTGAGAGCCCCATGTCCTGCAGCACAGGCCGTGGGAAGGGCTGGCCCCACTCCCagccgcccccggcccccccacCCGCCCACAATCTGGGTGGCACCTCTGTTCTGCAGCCCCCTCCCTGtcatccccagcaggctctgcccctCAGCCTGTGCAGAGTCCAGCCCTGAGGTGATCTCCTCAGGGAAGGAAGATGGTTGTCAGAGCCAAGGACACAGTGCTGCTCACTGATCATCTTCCCTGAGACAGAGCCTTGGGCTGTCTAAGGTCAGTTTCTTGTGGGCTCCAGACCAGAGGCATAAACACAATTCCCATCATGGCTCCCAAATCCCCAAGAAGCCTCACAGGGACTAGAACCACCGCTGGCTCTCACTGCCCATGCCACAGCACCCCCAAACCCCTTAGACTGCCTTCCCAGTCTAGAGGGTGGTCGACGCCCCCTCCTCAATCTCCCCTGGAGCTTCTATTCAAGCTGTGGCTGTGCTTCCGACCTGGATACACCCTCCTCCCAGCTCTACCTGGCCCCAACCAGCCCTCCATGGGTTCTATAACCCATCTCTGTCCCCACCTGGGGGGTGCTGTCTCCTTCAAGAGAGGAAGCAACTTCTTTCTCTGGTCATCTCTGGAAACAGCTAAAGATTGTTCCCACACCCTTGCTCTGTGCTGCCCACGGCCTCCCAGGGGTATGAAGACaatgtgtgtggagggggtgcTGCTTCCTGGATGAATGAGTGGGAGCCAGCCACCCCTCTGGCCCCAGTGTAGACCCCTATCCAGAACCTGGTCACCGGGGACCCAGGACGAGCCTGCTTAATCCCAAAAACCACCCGAAGCACCAGTGCAGGCGGACAGCCCTGGGGCGGCTGTGCAGGCATCTCAGGCCCGTGACTGAGCCTCCTCCACCACCTCCCTATTCTTAGTCTGCAGGGGAGGGCAGGTTGTGTTTATTCAGCCTCTCGGGAAGCCAGCCAGGACCCCTCCCAACATCCTAAAGGCAGGTGCCACCCACTAAGAATGCTTCCATGTGAGGGTACACAGGTTGTCAAAATCTCAAAGCTGAAGAGGGGCTGCAGTTGGAACCCCATCTACCTGCTTCCTCTTAGGGATCATGACACAGCCTCCTACAAAGGCTCACTGATCACAGGACAACAGAGGCCAGGCAGCATAGTGAGCAcagctggcgggggcggggggctctaGCACCAAAGCACTCCCAGGCCAGGCTCACCAGACCTCCCAAGGGTCTTAAGCAGGGGTCTCTACATATCTACCCACTCCCCAGTTGCTGCTGGCTGAGTCCTGGCtaaggaagggaaagaatttATTAGGGAAATCTGGTTCTTGTAGGGCAGGGACAGATACAGAGGAAAAGGGGGGCCTCTCCACCAGGAAAGGCCTCTGGCCCGCTTGTGAAGGGGTATGAGGGCCACAACCCCAGGCCCAACAGAGTTAAGCGCTGTAGCTCCAGGAGAAAAGGGGGTCCAATCTCACACTCCAAACTCTTGCACACTGAGAAAGGATGTGGGAGACCTAGGGTGGGGCAGAGGGCTCTGAGTCGGGATGCGGAGAGTCCTGATAGCTAGAGGGAAACTGTGAGGATGCCCAGGCTGAGAAGGAGGAaggcaagggggagggggtgggggtggggcgggggcggggcagccAATAAGAAAGGTCTGAACGGGCTGGGGACTCCGCAAGGCCTGAGGGGCGGGACCGAGGAATGCTTCCGCTGGCCGGCCCtagtaggggtggggtgggggagtccGGAGTTAGGGGGCAAGTAAGGAGACGGGTCTCAGGTCTGCGGGATCTCAGCCTGGTAGCTGGGGTCTGAGTCCAGAGAGGGCGGCTCCAGGGACAAGGTCCAGGCCCGACTGCGGCCTCTGCCGTGGGTGCGGGAGTGAAGGGCAGggctggcccagggcaggggtCTCGGCCACCGACGGGGGTCTCCCCGCGTCCCGGGAGTCTCTGCTGGGGCGGGGTCTCGTCCTGCCCCTCGGGTGGTCTCCCCGACCCTGCAGGGGGCTCGGCAGGCTCGGCAGGGGTCGGCGGGGCGGGGGTCCCGGGGTCCTGGCGGCCCGCGCCCCTCACCGCACTCTTCTTGGTCACCATCTTGTCCAGCCTCCGGGCGATCCGCGCAATCTCCTCTTCTTTGCCCATCATCGACACGGGGGCAGGGCCCCCAGCGCCCGCCGCGCCAGCCTCAGCCTCCGGGCCTAGACCCCCTGCCCCGGCCGTCGCCGCCTCCCGCACCCGTCGCAGCCGACGCAGCCCAGCCGCGGGCGGGAGACCCTCCGTTCAAACCCCCGGCCCCCGCGGCCGCCGCGCTGCGTCCTGGGACATGTAGTTCTCGCGGCCGCCCGCCTCGCGCGCCCTCGCCACGCGCTGAACCACAACTCCCAGAAACCATGCGGCCCTGCATGGCTTCCTGGGGAGTGTAGTCCTGACGCGGGCCGTCGCCGAAGGACGACGGGTCCGGAGGACTCACAATCCCACGAGCCCCCGCGCGAGGCGGTTAGCCGGCGGAGGGCGCTGCGGTAGCGCGAGGCCAGAACGTGAGTCCCGGCCCCTGCGCGACCCCGAGGAAGTCCCACCCCGGCCCTCCGCCCGGGAGCTGCCCGGCGTCCAGATACGTGGGACCCACAAAGGCACCTTGGGGTCCGTCCCCTATCTCCATCCGCTTCGAACGCTCCTCTTCCACCTTCGGCCGTCCGGGGACAGCCGGACCCGGCGGGAGACCCCccgaccccaccccaccccacccccaagcctgCGCGGACCCCCTGCGCTCTCTGGCCTGGATTCTGGCCCCTGAGCCCTGGTGCGGGGCGCCcggaggtgggagggagcagtAGCCGGATGCAGGATTTGGAAGAAGCCGGGGCTGCGGTTCAGAAGGTGCCGGGGGACTTGGAGAGGCCGCTTGGGCAAGGCTCCTGCCTCAGGAGTCAGCTACCGGCTTGTGAATCCCGGGCTCTGCCCTTGAGACCAGTCGTTAACCGCTGTGCGCCTCGGTCTTCCCATCTGTGAAACGAAGATGGTAACAGTGTCTGCCTCAGAGGGCTGCTCTCAGGACGATGTGAGTTGATACAAATCATGCGTTGAGAACAACAGATCAGGGGACACAGCGTGAGCAGTTCAGTGGTCACCTTTGCTGCTGGAGGTCCCTGCGAGTGGCCACACGGTACTCAAATCGGAGGGATGGCGCTGGCCGtgagagggctggggaggggcagagctcgCATCCCCTCCAGATGTCCGCCCCTTCCTCAGTGATGCAGATGCTGAGTGGTTTGCTGGACAGGGCACAGTTCTAGGGAGAGGGTAGAAGCCACCAGAGAACTGACGTCTATAGCGTTGCGGGCCCCACATTCGCTAAATTTCAGGCCAAGTAATTGTGAGACCaggtgcccgggtgactcagtcggttaaccttctgactcttgatttcagctcaggtcatggtgtcccTCTGTTGtcagatcaagccctgcgtccggctccatggtgagtgtggagcctgcttgggattctgtctctccctctctctctctgcctctcccctgctcgtttgcacgtgctctgtctctctctcaaaaaatgaataaaccttaaaaaaaaatgtgactctaACGCGTGACCTAGGGAGCTGGTGAAGAATGAAGACCTTTGCTTCTTGTAACCCAAGGGTGGGGCCCTGAGGTCTTTGCCCTCTGTCCACAGGGGGAGAAGCACAGAACTGTGGCCAACCAGGGTGGACTCTGAACAGTGGGCACCCAGAGGCGGGCAGGGGCTCAGGAGGCCGGGGGGCTGTGTTCCAAGTGTGCAGATGGTGCCGATGGAGCCGTGACTGGGAGGTGGCTGGTGGTCTGGAGTTTGTGCCCAGCTCCATGACCTTGTCCACGCTGCTGAGAAgaacagaggcagacacaggacAGGGACTGTGGGGGGCTAGGGGGAGACGGGGCAGGTCTGGGAGCCGAAGAGGCGGACTTggtggggtggcagggagagcAGGACGCAGTCTCCGCCTGGGGCTCAGGGACCAACACCCTGTCAGGAAGAAGCCAGGTGGGAAGGAATCTTCACGTCCTTCCCGTTGACCTCTAGTGGAAGCGTATTGTCCCTTTGGTTTTGAATGAAGCGATGGCCCACATCTCACAGCAGTGCCAGGACTGGCCACAGCACAGACGGGAGCCGCTTCCCTCCACGGCCATCCTGCTGATGCCCCAGGCGGTCACCGCTGCCGGAATCTGCAGCAGTAAAGAAGCGCTTAGGTTTCTGTGtcacacattttttgtttttctgtatcacACGTTTTAGGAAATCTTTTGGTAGCTGTGTTGCGCTGTAACTGGTTTCCTTTGTAACCCTATGAATTTTACTTTCTGCTCGGGCCCCATTACATGGCACCAGAGTAAGGTCATGGACCAGAGAAGAGGCTGTCAGCTGAGAACTAGGGCCCTTCCGCCACGCAGCCACAGTGGGAATCCTGGACCTCCTGCCTTGGACCCTTTCACCCCCACGAGAAACCAGGTGGTCTCCAGCAAGAGACTGGGCTGCAAGGCTGCAGTGGGGTGGCCCAGGGTGGGGcaggtgttggggaggaggaCAGAATAGGTGGGGCTGGGTGGCAGAGGAGGCAGGGTGCTTCCAAGCTGGAGACCTGGAGGCCACAGCCCTTCCCCTGTGACAGGAGCCCTGAGCCATGGTGCAGTCCAGGGTATGGCCCCATGCTGCATGCATGAGTGCCCAGGGACCAAGTAGGGTGATCCTGCCGGAGGCCTCTGTGGCCCTTGATGAACGAGCAGCGGCCTCTAGGtggcgggagggagccacagACCAGCAGGCCAGCCAGCTACCCACCACCCTACCCCTTCGGAGGCCAATTCTGGCCACAACTGAGAAGTGGCCAGAGTGGGGCTGTGCTTAGTCGTGGAGAGAGACCCTCACCTGTGGGGCCTGTAGGTGGATCCCACCCTCGCTAGGGCAGCACCCACCAACCCCAGAATTCTCAGTATTCCACTTCAGAAGTTCCTGGTCACGGGGCCCCTCGTGAGTTCACGACCTTTGGAACCTTGCCCACCGCAGACCCCTCATGGACCCTCTTCAACCTTGGGAACTTACTCCCCAACAAGCCGCCTGAGCCCCTGGGGCCATCCAGCACCCTCAGAAAACTGGTCAAAGAGGTAGCGTCACAACCACGGGATTCTCCCGGGGGGAGTGGTATGTAACCCTCGCTGTATCCCTGCTAGGGGGGTA
This genomic interval carries:
- the TCEA2 gene encoding transcription elongation factor A protein 2 isoform X1: MMGKEEEIARIARRLDKMVTKKSAEGAMDLLRELKAMPVTLHLLQSTRVGMSVNALRKQSSDEGVIALAKSLIKSWKKLLDASDAKAREQRRGGPLPASSSKESPEAQDPSRKRPELPRMPSAPRITTFPPVPVTCDAVRNKCRELLTAALQTDHDHMAVGADCEGLSAQIEECIFRDVGNTDMKYKNRVRSRISNLKDAKNPDLRRNVLCGAITPQQIAVMTSEEMASDELKEIRKAMTKEAIREHQMARTGGTQTDLFTCGKCKKKNCTYTQVQTRSSDEPMTTFVVCNECGNRWKFC
- the TCEA2 gene encoding transcription elongation factor A protein 2 isoform X2 codes for the protein MMGKEEEIARIARRLDKMVTKKSAEGAMDLLRELKAMPVTLHLLQSTRVGMSVNALRKQSSDEGVIALAKSLIKSWKKLLDASDAKAREQRRGGPLPASSSKESPEAQDPSRKRPELPRMPSAPRITTFPPVPVTCDAVRNKCRELLTAALQTDHDHMAVGADCEGLSAQIEECIFRDVGNTDMKYKNRVRSRISNLKDAKNPDLRRNVLCGAITPQQIAVMTSEMASDELKEIRKAMTKEAIREHQMARTGGTQTDLFTCGKCKKKNCTYTQVQTRSSDEPMTTFVVCNECGNRWKFC